A single Candidatus Eisenbacteria bacterium DNA region contains:
- a CDS encoding dicarboxylate/amino acid:cation symporter, with the protein MSGRAHAFVLYGILIGVVLGGITGWVFGERMTAVAWIGAFFLDALRMIVVPLVVSSMIVGITGLGDVRRLGRTGTITLLYYLATTGLAVLLGILLVSSIRPGAGFEWLGAEIPDVVKGKETTGFADIFRSLVTPNLVEAAAKTEILPLIVFSLLFGGVLTTLGEKGRFVIRLFDGVNEAILKIVFLILLIAPIGVFALVASRLGQAGGGPAFFEEIRRIGLYTATVLIGLVLHGCVVLPLILFAVARRNPWEHLVHFTPALSTAFSTASSSATLPVTIECAEERARISRRSSLFVLPLGATINMDGTALYESVAAIFIAQAMGIPLGPFELVVIFFTATLASIGAAGIPEAGLVTMVIVLRAVGLPLEGISMILAIDWFLDRCRTTVNVWGDSVGAAVLDRVDPVQGKA; encoded by the coding sequence ATGAGCGGCCGCGCCCACGCGTTCGTCCTCTACGGGATCCTGATCGGGGTCGTGCTCGGCGGGATCACCGGCTGGGTATTCGGCGAGCGAATGACCGCCGTCGCGTGGATCGGCGCCTTCTTTCTCGACGCGCTTCGAATGATCGTCGTTCCGCTCGTCGTCTCGTCGATGATCGTCGGCATCACCGGTCTCGGCGATGTTCGTCGCCTCGGTCGCACCGGAACGATCACCCTTCTCTACTACCTCGCGACGACCGGGCTGGCCGTTCTTCTCGGCATCCTCCTCGTGAGCTCGATCCGCCCCGGCGCCGGTTTCGAGTGGCTGGGAGCGGAGATCCCCGACGTCGTCAAGGGGAAGGAGACGACCGGCTTCGCCGATATCTTCCGCAGTCTCGTCACACCGAACCTCGTCGAGGCGGCCGCGAAGACCGAAATCCTCCCTCTCATCGTCTTCTCGCTTCTCTTCGGCGGCGTCCTCACGACGCTCGGCGAGAAAGGCCGCTTCGTGATCCGCCTATTCGACGGCGTGAACGAAGCGATCCTCAAGATCGTCTTTCTCATTCTCCTCATCGCGCCGATCGGGGTCTTCGCGCTCGTCGCCTCGCGCCTCGGACAGGCGGGCGGCGGGCCGGCGTTCTTCGAGGAGATCCGCCGGATCGGTCTCTACACGGCCACTGTGCTCATCGGGCTTGTGCTCCACGGCTGCGTCGTCCTTCCGCTTATTCTCTTCGCGGTCGCGAGGCGGAATCCGTGGGAGCACCTCGTCCACTTCACACCCGCGCTCTCGACCGCCTTCTCGACCGCGTCGAGCAGCGCCACGCTCCCCGTCACCATCGAGTGCGCCGAGGAGCGCGCGCGGATCTCGCGGCGTTCCTCGCTCTTCGTCCTGCCCCTCGGCGCGACGATCAACATGGACGGCACCGCGCTTTACGAATCGGTCGCCGCGATCTTCATCGCGCAGGCAATGGGGATCCCGCTCGGGCCTTTCGAGCTGGTCGTGATCTTCTTCACGGCCACCCTCGCATCCATCGGCGCGGCCGGCATTCCCGAGGCGGGGCTCGTCACGATGGTAATCGTGCTCCGCGCCGTCGGTCTCCCGCTCGAGGGGATCAGCATGATCCTCGCCATCGATTGGTTTCTCGATCGATGCCGAACGACGGTGAACGTGTGGGGGGACTCGGTGGGCGCGGCCGTCCTCGATCGCGTCGATCCAGTCCAAGGGAAGGCTTGA
- a CDS encoding cytosolic protein, with protein MSLTPESFGRAGGEHLARLAVDFLHRTVMHHAMWYAEVERRLGRERAEEVLRDAYAKALDIHFSRLAKTIGFEMKKGLPAPLLDLPEATLRALAEAIAVNWLATDGVWFQAVESSSGMDDARACNDACWARFSPFEALSIRRMLDLPEKPGLDGLERALAFRLYAAVNKQSIDERTPSGFVFRMNECRVQSARKRKGLPDYPCKSAGIVEYSTFARAIDPRIRTECVACPPDPHPDEWFCAWRFTLEEK; from the coding sequence ATGTCCTTGACTCCTGAATCGTTTGGGCGCGCTGGGGGCGAGCATCTTGCCCGCCTCGCCGTCGACTTCCTGCACCGCACGGTCATGCACCACGCGATGTGGTACGCCGAGGTCGAGCGACGCCTCGGGAGAGAACGGGCGGAAGAGGTTCTGCGGGACGCGTACGCGAAGGCGCTCGATATCCACTTCTCGCGGCTCGCGAAGACGATCGGTTTCGAGATGAAGAAGGGACTCCCCGCGCCGCTTCTCGATCTTCCCGAGGCGACGCTCCGCGCGCTCGCAGAGGCGATCGCCGTGAACTGGCTCGCTACCGACGGCGTCTGGTTCCAAGCGGTCGAGTCTTCGTCCGGAATGGACGACGCGCGGGCGTGCAACGACGCCTGTTGGGCGCGCTTCTCCCCCTTCGAGGCGCTTTCGATCCGCCGCATGCTCGACCTCCCCGAGAAACCCGGTCTCGACGGGCTCGAACGAGCGCTCGCCTTCCGGCTGTACGCCGCCGTGAACAAGCAATCGATCGACGAACGGACGCCGTCCGGCTTCGTCTTCCGAATGAACGAGTGCCGCGTGCAGAGCGCGCGGAAGCGGAAAGGTCTTCCCGATTACCCGTGCAAGTCGGCCGGCATCGTGGAGTACTCGACCTTCGCGCGGGCGATCGATCCCCGGATCCGAACCGAGTGCGTGGCGTGCCCTCCCGATCCGCATCCGGACGAGTGGTTCTGCGCGTGGCGCTTTACACTGGAAGAGAAATGA